From one Mycolicibacterium sp. HK-90 genomic stretch:
- a CDS encoding IS30 family transposase, producing MSSVVREFWCHVSWGCSPGEAAAAIGVSRTTGVNWFANAGGVNPQLRTPSASGPRPRLTLADRIQIEVGVNANESLNSIGKRLGRPASTIKYELDTNGVNHNDGRKSGYRRKEAFGARQSGKNARVRYDAMVAQSRSDERARRPQRGKLACNTALHDEVQARLLDEHSPEQIAKRLPLDFPDDAEMRVSPETIYRSIYLQGKGSLRRELHTCLRTGRALRQPQRRPDERRGRIRDMVNISERPAEAADRAIPGHWEGDLILGSTVSGSAIGTVVERTSRFVMLLHLPDGHTAEAVQDAIVAKMAQLPAILRRTLTWDQGKEMANHAAIAKAAELDIYFCDPHSPWQRGTNENTNGLLRQYFAKGADLSVFPADYLDYVAAKLNNRPRKTLGWKTPAETLDALLSNPFKPPAVA from the coding sequence TTGTCGTCTGTAGTTCGTGAATTCTGGTGTCATGTCAGCTGGGGTTGCAGCCCTGGCGAGGCCGCAGCGGCAATCGGCGTGTCGCGCACTACTGGAGTTAACTGGTTCGCCAACGCTGGCGGGGTGAATCCTCAACTGCGCACGCCCTCGGCGTCGGGACCTCGGCCGCGGCTGACGCTGGCTGACCGTATCCAGATCGAGGTGGGGGTCAACGCCAACGAGTCACTGAATTCGATTGGCAAGCGGCTGGGCCGGCCTGCCTCGACAATCAAGTACGAACTCGACACCAACGGTGTCAACCACAACGACGGACGCAAGTCCGGATATCGGCGCAAGGAGGCGTTCGGGGCGCGGCAGAGCGGCAAGAACGCACGAGTCCGCTACGACGCGATGGTGGCGCAGTCCCGCTCCGATGAGCGGGCGCGCCGCCCGCAACGGGGAAAGCTGGCATGCAATACCGCGTTGCACGATGAGGTGCAGGCCAGGCTGCTCGATGAGCACAGTCCCGAGCAGATCGCCAAGCGGTTACCGTTGGACTTTCCCGACGATGCGGAGATGCGGGTGTCCCCTGAGACCATCTATCGGTCAATCTACTTGCAGGGCAAGGGCAGTCTGCGCCGTGAGTTGCACACCTGCCTGCGTACCGGGCGGGCGCTGCGCCAGCCTCAACGACGCCCCGATGAGCGCCGCGGACGCATCCGCGACATGGTCAACATCAGCGAGCGCCCCGCCGAGGCCGCCGACCGCGCGATACCCGGGCACTGGGAGGGCGATCTCATCCTGGGCAGCACCGTTTCGGGGTCGGCGATCGGCACCGTCGTCGAACGGACCTCCCGCTTTGTGATGCTGCTGCATCTGCCCGACGGACACACCGCCGAAGCCGTTCAGGACGCGATCGTGGCCAAGATGGCTCAGCTGCCAGCGATCCTGCGCCGCACTCTGACCTGGGACCAGGGCAAGGAAATGGCCAACCACGCGGCCATCGCCAAGGCCGCCGAATTGGACATCTACTTCTGCGATCCACACTCTCCGTGGCAGCGCGGCACCAACGAGAACACCAACGGTCTGCTGCGCCAGTACTTTGCCAAAGGCGCCGACCTCTCGGTGTTTCCAGCCGACTACCTCGACTACGTTGCCGCCAAGCTCAATAACCGCCCACGCAAGACGCTGGGCTGGAAAACACCCGCCGAAACCCTCGACGCGCTACTGTCCAACCCGTTCAAACCACCCGCTGTTGCATAG
- a CDS encoding alpha/beta hydrolase: MTPITAASTGSGPAGLTVPERIQRAVFTALGRIPATVLRRLVPPTVNSDGDVMEPEVALLMRFAAGQPDFSDGSVADARAAMETDCRVFADRSATVEVDSGIVLPSGIRASLYRPAVRSSGLVLFLHGGGFVLGSRRAYDSPARLIAARAGVKVLSIEYRLAPEAPFPAPLDDAWEAWRFAVERCPDWGVDPARIVLLGDSAGANLCAVLSNQLQGEDRRPRMQVLMYPVVDAVGDYRSREEFAGNPALSVKQIEWLSRLYLPNATDRSDPRVSPILAEDLSGVPATLITVAGFDPLRDEAIAYAKRLNDFGVPTRLFREGGLVHGYLSMTQISPAARDAVDRVAAVISRAVGAERQR, encoded by the coding sequence ATGACACCGATCACCGCGGCTTCCACGGGGTCAGGCCCCGCCGGCTTGACTGTCCCCGAGCGGATCCAGCGCGCCGTGTTCACCGCCCTGGGCCGTATTCCGGCAACGGTTCTCCGTCGGCTCGTCCCACCCACCGTCAACTCCGATGGTGACGTGATGGAACCGGAGGTCGCGCTGCTCATGCGGTTCGCCGCCGGCCAACCGGATTTCAGCGATGGTTCGGTTGCCGACGCCAGGGCCGCCATGGAGACCGACTGCCGGGTGTTCGCGGACCGCAGTGCGACTGTCGAGGTGGACTCGGGCATCGTTCTCCCCAGCGGTATCCGGGCCAGCCTGTATCGCCCGGCAGTACGGTCCAGCGGGTTGGTGCTGTTCCTTCACGGCGGAGGTTTCGTTCTCGGAAGTCGCAGGGCGTACGACTCCCCGGCCCGTCTGATCGCGGCCCGCGCCGGGGTCAAGGTCCTGTCGATCGAGTACCGGCTGGCGCCGGAGGCCCCTTTTCCGGCTCCGCTCGACGATGCGTGGGAGGCATGGCGGTTCGCCGTGGAGCGCTGTCCTGACTGGGGGGTCGATCCAGCGCGCATCGTGCTGCTCGGCGACAGCGCCGGCGCGAATCTCTGCGCTGTGCTGTCGAACCAACTCCAGGGCGAGGATCGTCGCCCCAGGATGCAGGTGCTGATGTACCCGGTCGTCGATGCCGTGGGCGATTACCGTTCGCGCGAAGAGTTCGCAGGCAACCCCGCGCTCTCTGTCAAGCAGATCGAGTGGTTGAGCAGGCTGTACCTGCCCAACGCCACCGACCGTTCCGACCCGAGGGTGTCACCGATACTCGCCGAGGACCTCTCCGGCGTGCCGGCAACGCTGATCACCGTCGCCGGTTTCGATCCCTTGCGAGACGAGGCGATCGCCTACGCCAAGCGGCTCAACGACTTCGGAGTCCCCACCCGCCTGTTTCGAGAAGGCGGCTTGGTGCACGGGTACCTCTCGATGACGCAGATCAGTCCGGCGGCGCGCGATGCGGTCGACCGCGTCGCCGCGGTGATCAGCCGCGCCGTGGGTGCCGAAAGGCAGAGATGA
- a CDS encoding NAD(P)/FAD-dependent oxidoreductase, with translation MSVSATLPDSYDVVIIGAGISGIGAATYLTREFPKKKIVLLEGRTAIGGTWDLFRYPGIRSDSDLHTFAYEFKSWRHQNAIADAPLILDYLKETVDEFGLGDVIRYRHNVIAAAWSSDDAEWVLTVEVTDCEGGVRTEVIKAGWVYAGTGYYRYDEAYTPEFDGRDDFDGDIIHPQFWPEGYDHSGKNVVVIGSGATAITLIPSMLKGDNAAHHVTMLQRTPTYIMSMPRIDAVSLKLTRLLGERRGYLATRWKNVLIDWAVVELMTRFPKTARRLIRHLNTKALPAGFDVDRHFNPPYDPWDQRLCLAPDGDFFASIREGRASVVTDRISRFTKNGIELETGEELPADLIVTATGLNTRLFGGIDLTVDGRPVDLSSSVVYRGCLLSGVPNWMMAIGYTKSSWTLKISLLGKSLVELIRYMDTHGYDTVAPHATDGVGTRSVLDLDAGYMQRAKDSLPRQGDAMPWLMKNVFLEDRKMYRGSVIDDNLRFSSRLQRELEDGSAEMSRAASGRVAS, from the coding sequence ATGAGCGTCTCAGCCACACTTCCGGACTCCTACGACGTGGTGATCATCGGGGCAGGCATCTCGGGGATCGGCGCCGCCACCTATCTCACCCGAGAGTTCCCGAAGAAGAAGATCGTCCTGTTGGAAGGACGCACCGCGATCGGTGGAACGTGGGATCTCTTCCGCTACCCCGGTATTCGGTCCGACTCAGACCTTCACACCTTCGCGTACGAGTTCAAGAGCTGGCGCCACCAGAACGCGATCGCGGACGCGCCGCTGATTCTCGACTACCTCAAGGAGACCGTCGACGAGTTCGGCCTGGGCGACGTCATCAGGTACCGGCACAACGTCATCGCCGCCGCCTGGTCGAGCGACGACGCGGAATGGGTGCTGACCGTCGAGGTCACCGATTGCGAGGGTGGGGTACGTACCGAGGTGATCAAGGCGGGGTGGGTCTACGCCGGCACGGGCTATTACCGGTACGACGAGGCCTACACGCCGGAGTTCGACGGAAGGGACGACTTCGACGGAGACATCATCCACCCGCAGTTCTGGCCCGAGGGCTACGACCACTCCGGCAAGAATGTCGTCGTAATCGGAAGCGGCGCCACGGCGATCACACTGATCCCGTCGATGCTCAAGGGCGACAACGCCGCCCACCACGTCACGATGCTGCAGCGCACGCCGACATACATCATGTCGATGCCGCGCATCGACGCGGTGAGCCTCAAGCTCACTCGACTCCTCGGGGAACGGCGCGGCTATCTCGCCACCCGGTGGAAGAACGTGTTGATCGATTGGGCAGTGGTCGAGCTGATGACCAGGTTCCCGAAGACGGCGCGCCGCCTCATCCGCCACCTGAACACGAAGGCGCTACCGGCTGGATTCGACGTCGACCGCCACTTCAACCCGCCCTACGACCCTTGGGACCAGCGCTTGTGCCTCGCACCCGACGGCGATTTCTTCGCGTCGATCCGCGAGGGCCGGGCATCCGTGGTGACCGATCGGATCTCCCGGTTCACCAAGAACGGCATCGAACTCGAGACGGGCGAGGAACTGCCGGCCGATCTCATCGTCACGGCAACCGGGCTGAACACGCGCCTGTTCGGTGGCATCGATCTCACCGTCGACGGACGACCGGTCGATCTGTCCAGCAGCGTGGTGTACCGCGGGTGCCTGCTGTCGGGCGTGCCGAACTGGATGATGGCGATCGGCTACACCAAATCGTCCTGGACCCTGAAGATCTCGCTGCTCGGCAAGAGTCTCGTCGAACTGATCCGGTACATGGACACCCACGGGTACGACACTGTCGCTCCGCACGCGACCGACGGCGTCGGCACGCGATCGGTCCTCGACCTCGACGCCGGATACATGCAGCGAGCCAAGGACTCCCTGCCGCGCCAGGGCGACGCGATGCCCTGGCTGATGAAGAACGTGTTCCTGGAGGACCGGAAGATGTACCGGGGATCGGTGATCGACGACAATCTCCGATTCAGCTCCCGGCTGCAACGCGAACTGGAGGACGGCAGCGCCGAGATGAGCCGGGCAGCATCCGGACGCGTGGCCTCATGA
- a CDS encoding flavin monoamine oxidase family protein produces MSGSVDGHAEVTSVDVVIVGAGFAGLSAADRLVSMGVSVLVVEGRDRVGGRSFSGEVAGVKVDLGATWVAERHTAVRDLMARLGCSTTGQFDEGLNVLWMAGQRRTWTGTLPMVEPVDLEDLGRVQTALDKLLKTVNVDAAWKSPHANELDAMSFGEWLDQQQAATSTRALMAIVTKVQWGCSPADVSLLHALRYIQAVGGLDHMLAVEGGQQQDRVTETTQEIAKRLAAQLGDRVVLETRVHRISQDDNGVTVYTDSAVINAKYAMVTAAPEHRAYIEFEPALPEKTQGLTRTFPMGALSKAFVAYDKPFWRADGLSGEALTDTGPVFITFDVSPEDGPGILMVFCAPRVYDGFGPEIRQSLVLKQLVDLYGPQAAIPIDYVDHCWGTEPFAPGGPHPAAPPYASVSYGDALTEPHGRIHWAGTETAGEWVGTMNGAILTGLRTAEQITQRLGAERGTPA; encoded by the coding sequence ATGTCGGGATCTGTTGACGGCCACGCCGAGGTCACATCGGTCGATGTCGTGATCGTCGGTGCGGGCTTCGCCGGCTTGAGCGCTGCAGATCGGCTCGTGAGTATGGGCGTTTCGGTCCTGGTCGTAGAAGGTCGGGACAGGGTCGGCGGCCGATCGTTTTCGGGTGAGGTGGCCGGGGTCAAGGTCGACCTCGGGGCAACGTGGGTGGCTGAGCGCCACACCGCGGTCCGCGACCTCATGGCGCGATTGGGGTGTTCGACGACCGGGCAGTTCGACGAAGGCCTCAACGTCCTGTGGATGGCCGGGCAACGTCGCACTTGGACGGGGACGCTTCCGATGGTCGAACCGGTGGACCTGGAGGATCTGGGCCGCGTCCAAACGGCGCTGGACAAATTACTGAAGACCGTCAATGTCGACGCCGCTTGGAAGTCCCCGCACGCCAACGAACTCGACGCAATGTCGTTCGGCGAATGGCTCGATCAGCAGCAGGCGGCGACCAGCACACGTGCGCTGATGGCCATCGTCACCAAGGTGCAGTGGGGCTGCAGCCCGGCCGACGTGTCCCTGCTGCACGCGTTGCGCTACATCCAGGCCGTGGGCGGACTCGACCACATGCTCGCCGTCGAAGGCGGGCAGCAACAGGATCGAGTCACCGAAACCACTCAAGAGATCGCCAAGCGGCTCGCCGCGCAACTCGGTGACAGAGTCGTTCTCGAAACCCGCGTTCACCGGATCTCCCAAGACGACAACGGCGTCACGGTCTACACCGATTCGGCAGTGATCAATGCCAAGTACGCCATGGTCACCGCGGCCCCCGAGCACCGCGCCTACATCGAGTTCGAGCCGGCCCTGCCGGAAAAGACCCAGGGACTCACAAGAACCTTTCCGATGGGGGCACTGAGCAAGGCGTTCGTTGCCTATGACAAACCCTTCTGGCGGGCTGACGGGCTCTCGGGTGAGGCACTGACCGACACCGGGCCGGTGTTCATCACCTTCGATGTGTCGCCTGAGGATGGACCGGGCATCCTGATGGTGTTCTGCGCCCCTCGGGTGTACGACGGCTTCGGCCCAGAGATTCGACAGAGCCTGGTCCTCAAGCAATTGGTCGACCTGTACGGCCCCCAGGCGGCCATACCCATCGACTACGTCGACCATTGCTGGGGCACAGAACCATTCGCCCCCGGCGGCCCGCATCCGGCGGCGCCTCCGTACGCATCCGTAAGCTACGGCGACGCCCTCACCGAGCCTCACGGGCGGATTCACTGGGCTGGTACCGAAACCGCGGGCGAGTGGGTCGGAACGATGAACGGCGCCATCTTGACCGGTCTGCGCACCGCCGAACAGATCACGCAGCGACTCGGCGCCGAACGAGGGACCCCGGCGTAG
- a CDS encoding phytanoyl-CoA dioxygenase family protein, protein MTTAVSNLKRLPHTADIADILSIVDRDGGVILEGLLSPDQVARFNADVDSALSALAPGGTHTDELVQEFHGANTKRLTNLVSRSRVFREEIINHDLVHRLCDEIFLEESGTYWMTTAQAIEIGPGNRAQMLHRDLENWFPFVGMGPAGPEITLNFLIALTDFTEENGATRVIPGSNHWPDFEDRGTPEQTVPAVMKAGDALFFSGKTAHGGGANRTTNEYRRAVSFAFNPGYLVGEEAYPFLVDRDVVTTLPPRVQRILGFRSQYPKGSPGLWMVDYRELADHLAL, encoded by the coding sequence ATGACAACCGCAGTTTCGAACCTCAAAAGGCTGCCCCACACAGCGGACATCGCCGACATCCTCAGCATCGTCGACCGCGACGGGGGCGTGATCCTCGAAGGTCTGCTCTCGCCCGATCAGGTCGCCCGGTTCAACGCCGATGTTGACTCCGCACTCTCCGCACTCGCTCCGGGCGGAACGCACACCGACGAATTGGTGCAGGAGTTCCACGGCGCCAACACCAAGCGACTCACGAACCTGGTCAGCCGAAGTCGGGTCTTCCGCGAGGAGATCATCAACCATGACCTGGTCCACCGGTTGTGTGACGAGATCTTCCTCGAGGAGTCCGGGACGTACTGGATGACGACCGCTCAGGCCATTGAGATCGGCCCCGGTAACCGAGCGCAGATGCTGCACCGCGACCTGGAGAACTGGTTCCCCTTCGTCGGGATGGGGCCGGCCGGCCCCGAGATCACCCTCAACTTCCTCATCGCACTCACCGACTTCACCGAGGAGAACGGTGCCACTCGGGTGATACCGGGGAGCAACCATTGGCCCGATTTCGAGGACCGCGGCACCCCCGAGCAAACGGTGCCTGCGGTCATGAAGGCCGGCGATGCGCTGTTCTTCAGTGGCAAGACCGCCCACGGTGGTGGTGCCAACCGCACCACGAACGAGTACCGGCGCGCCGTGTCCTTCGCGTTCAATCCCGGCTACCTGGTCGGCGAGGAGGCGTACCCGTTCCTTGTGGACCGCGACGTGGTCACCACCCTGCCGCCGCGCGTGCAGCGCATCCTGGGTTTCCGTTCGCAATACCCCAAAGGCTCACCCGGCCTGTGGATGGTCGACTACCGGGAACTCGCGGATCACCTGGCCCTGTAG
- a CDS encoding CdaR family transcriptional regulator, which translates to MTLDQLWPDASDPVRRLIRGLAETMLARSGEVIDELTRASLQDSRYRAIADDPVLAEADARLAVSNLKHWLTSNIADPGRRVLPPTGSEMRTYARDVVLRGLTTDDIQSWRSAQRVGWKWWLAECFQATHDAAELRELIEVSGNSLTTFVDDSIAELAQHVDRVREEFAGGSQLQRYATVELLLQGADIAPSRAEAQLGYALTGAHIGAVVWVDSEKDVPALERASEQVVRACGAERRLTVVAGTTALWLWIPAKTTPTVAVLEDRLGRQPGVRVALGRSATGVSGFRRTHMDAAAAQRLLARLDSGLSIVRYEDVHLVDLLSTDLSAAYQFVADVLGELQEASPVLHQTVLTYVDEGLNRTTTAERLYTHRNTIDRRLARVDELLPKPFVRNPIEVAAALTLLRVRAGR; encoded by the coding sequence ATGACGCTGGATCAGCTCTGGCCCGATGCCTCCGACCCGGTCCGTCGGTTGATCCGCGGACTGGCAGAGACGATGCTGGCGAGGTCCGGGGAAGTCATCGACGAACTGACGAGGGCCTCCCTCCAGGACTCCCGATACCGGGCGATTGCCGATGATCCGGTGCTCGCGGAGGCCGATGCCCGCCTGGCGGTCTCCAACCTGAAGCATTGGCTGACGTCGAACATCGCCGATCCCGGCCGTCGGGTGCTCCCGCCCACGGGGAGCGAGATGCGCACCTACGCACGTGACGTCGTCCTGCGCGGCCTCACGACCGACGACATCCAGTCGTGGCGGTCAGCTCAACGCGTCGGCTGGAAGTGGTGGCTGGCCGAGTGTTTTCAGGCGACCCACGATGCGGCAGAACTTCGCGAGCTGATCGAGGTCTCCGGTAATTCGCTCACGACGTTCGTAGATGACTCCATCGCCGAACTGGCCCAGCACGTTGACCGAGTCCGCGAGGAGTTCGCCGGTGGCTCGCAGCTGCAGCGCTATGCCACCGTCGAGCTACTCCTCCAGGGCGCGGACATCGCACCATCGCGCGCCGAAGCCCAGCTCGGATACGCGCTGACCGGTGCGCACATCGGCGCCGTGGTCTGGGTCGACTCCGAGAAGGACGTCCCCGCGCTTGAGCGCGCCAGCGAGCAGGTGGTCCGGGCGTGCGGCGCCGAGCGGCGGCTGACGGTGGTCGCCGGCACCACCGCATTGTGGCTGTGGATACCGGCGAAGACGACGCCGACCGTCGCCGTTCTCGAGGACCGCTTGGGGCGCCAGCCCGGGGTGCGCGTGGCGCTCGGCCGCTCGGCGACGGGGGTGAGCGGTTTCCGCCGCACCCATATGGATGCAGCTGCAGCGCAGCGGCTTCTTGCGCGCCTGGACTCCGGACTCTCCATCGTGCGCTACGAGGATGTCCACTTGGTGGATCTGTTGTCCACGGACCTGTCGGCCGCCTACCAGTTTGTCGCGGACGTGCTCGGTGAACTTCAGGAGGCCAGCCCGGTGCTTCACCAGACCGTGCTGACCTATGTGGACGAGGGACTCAACCGAACGACCACCGCCGAGCGCTTGTACACCCATCGCAACACCATCGATCGACGCCTCGCGCGTGTCGACGAACTTCTGCCGAAACCCTTCGTGCGCAACCCGATTGAGGTGGCTGCGGCCCTCACACTGCTCCGGGTACGCGCCGGCCGGTGA
- a CDS encoding DUF6882 domain-containing protein, producing the protein MAMSFEDLRVLHDRGALYAALSQLLLQEGVEDRLGGEFDYAADLAEDSLVFTGRESGDTITTTVELMASVAPGPQTMLWGRALPTGGRAGAQMILERGRADGLPSLLNDEVPFPGGDDPDVAAEYAAVEISAVVAAVTGGGITYVVTVGGGTVAVLLLGDLDFARPRIDHRLPTRVPMALGAGTIEDHRSAIHGLAAMSGWAIDWSGDWTRAELTDPVTGNSATADFDEYARLVGLRQRITSTE; encoded by the coding sequence ATGGCGATGTCGTTCGAAGACTTGCGAGTACTCCACGACAGGGGCGCGTTGTACGCGGCGCTGAGTCAGCTGCTACTGCAGGAGGGAGTCGAGGACCGGCTGGGCGGTGAATTCGACTACGCCGCAGATTTGGCCGAGGATTCCCTCGTCTTCACAGGACGCGAGTCGGGTGACACGATCACCACCACCGTCGAGTTGATGGCCAGTGTCGCGCCCGGTCCACAGACGATGCTCTGGGGTCGCGCCTTGCCGACCGGGGGTCGCGCAGGGGCGCAGATGATTCTGGAGCGCGGCCGCGCCGACGGTCTGCCCAGCCTCCTGAACGACGAGGTGCCCTTCCCCGGCGGCGACGATCCCGACGTCGCCGCCGAGTACGCGGCAGTGGAGATCAGTGCAGTGGTGGCTGCAGTCACGGGCGGCGGTATCACCTACGTCGTCACAGTCGGCGGAGGCACCGTGGCGGTCCTCCTGCTCGGCGACCTCGATTTCGCCCGGCCCCGAATCGACCATCGGTTACCCACCCGAGTGCCGATGGCCTTGGGGGCCGGCACGATCGAGGATCACCGATCGGCGATCCACGGCCTCGCGGCGATGTCCGGGTGGGCCATCGACTGGAGCGGCGACTGGACCCGCGCAGAACTCACCGACCCCGTGACCGGCAACTCTGCCACTGCAGATTTCGACGAGTACGCCCGGCTCGTCGGCCTGCGGCAGCGGATTACGTCCACGGAATAG
- a CDS encoding MerR family transcriptional regulator encodes MTDTPSLMPIGRFSSLSRISVRMLRHYDAHGVLVPAQVDATSGYRRYAATQLADAAAIRRLRDVGFGVSAIGALLAIRGTAAFDAALAAQRIELAAAAEEANARLRLIDHLLSEKELTMTDTVTEETIPARTIVYLRDTVPNYAAEGQLWERFMPTLAEQDITPGMLGGCIEHDDEFRESDVDESVFVEVPADTTARDPLGVIAVPARRAVVAAVTGPYAEALSRAHELISAYMTEHGLTLTRTADDITTHHYNVYLDDPRDVPEDRLRTKVYVPVQ; translated from the coding sequence GTGACCGACACCCCGTCCTTGATGCCGATCGGCAGGTTCTCCTCGCTGAGCCGTATCTCCGTTCGCATGCTGCGCCACTACGACGCCCACGGTGTCCTGGTGCCCGCGCAGGTGGACGCGACCAGCGGCTACCGCCGCTACGCCGCCACGCAGCTCGCCGATGCCGCCGCGATCCGGCGGCTCCGCGACGTCGGGTTCGGCGTGTCCGCCATCGGAGCCTTGCTCGCCATTCGCGGCACTGCGGCGTTCGACGCGGCCCTCGCGGCCCAACGCATCGAACTGGCCGCAGCGGCCGAGGAGGCCAACGCGCGGCTCCGCCTCATCGACCACCTACTTTCCGAGAAGGAACTCACCATGACCGACACCGTCACCGAAGAGACCATTCCCGCGCGGACCATCGTGTACCTGCGCGACACGGTTCCGAACTACGCCGCCGAGGGGCAGTTGTGGGAGCGGTTCATGCCCACCCTCGCCGAGCAGGACATCACGCCGGGCATGTTGGGCGGCTGCATCGAACACGACGACGAATTCCGCGAATCGGACGTCGACGAATCGGTGTTCGTCGAGGTTCCCGCCGACACCACGGCCCGGGATCCGCTGGGCGTAATCGCTGTTCCCGCTCGACGGGCCGTGGTGGCTGCCGTCACCGGGCCGTATGCCGAGGCACTCTCGAGGGCTCACGAGCTCATCAGCGCCTACATGACCGAGCACGGGTTGACCCTGACGCGCACCGCAGATGACATCACGACGCACCACTACAACGTGTACCTCGACGACCCGCGCGACGTGCCCGAGGACCGGCTCCGGACAAAGGTTTACGTGCCGGTTCAGTAA
- a CDS encoding DUF5997 family protein has translation MSKQNSQSMKPATAAKKLDVYLPATPAEFQQNPITRDELAALQADPPQWLKDLRKNGPHPKNLVAAKLGISIAGLTRGGVEKALTTEQIDRLLEEKPEWLVAERESYQNVLQEERRLKSLRAEQAREG, from the coding sequence ATGAGCAAGCAGAACTCGCAGTCCATGAAACCCGCCACGGCGGCGAAGAAGCTGGACGTGTACTTGCCCGCGACGCCCGCGGAGTTCCAGCAGAACCCGATCACCCGCGACGAGCTCGCTGCCTTGCAGGCCGACCCGCCGCAGTGGCTCAAGGACCTCCGCAAGAACGGGCCACACCCGAAGAACCTCGTGGCGGCCAAACTCGGCATCTCGATCGCCGGTCTCACCCGCGGCGGCGTCGAGAAAGCGCTCACCACCGAGCAGATCGATCGGCTGCTCGAGGAGAAACCGGAGTGGCTCGTCGCCGAACGCGAGAGCTACCAGAACGTGCTGCAGGAGGAGCGGCGGCTCAAGTCGCTGCGTGCGGAGCAGGCTCGCGAGGGCTGA
- a CDS encoding LysR family substrate-binding domain-containing protein, translated as MTALSLTLGYVPGGTPAKWARIWAERHPGVPLQLCALAAADAATAVRDGTVDVALLRLPADTSGLAVIPLYEETTVAVVPTDHILTAADEITGADLDDEPTLLPLDDVVAWADPPGTPIEHRPETTKDAIELAAAGLGALIVPQSLARLYHRKDLTYRPIADAPTCPVALAFPEGAQSELVEEFIGIVRGRKPGSSRGQAEPAPKRTAREKTLAKQAARAAAGKVARKPGRAQRGRR; from the coding sequence GTGACCGCGCTCTCCCTCACCCTCGGGTACGTCCCCGGTGGGACGCCCGCGAAGTGGGCTCGGATCTGGGCGGAACGTCACCCCGGGGTGCCGCTGCAGTTGTGTGCCCTCGCGGCGGCGGACGCGGCCACCGCGGTGCGGGACGGCACCGTCGACGTGGCGTTACTCCGGCTGCCCGCCGACACGTCGGGGCTGGCCGTCATTCCCTTGTACGAGGAGACGACGGTGGCTGTGGTGCCGACCGATCACATCCTCACGGCCGCCGACGAGATCACCGGCGCGGACCTCGACGATGAGCCGACGCTGCTCCCACTCGACGACGTCGTTGCCTGGGCCGACCCTCCGGGCACCCCGATCGAGCACCGACCCGAGACGACCAAGGACGCGATAGAGCTCGCCGCCGCTGGGCTGGGTGCGCTCATCGTTCCGCAGTCGCTGGCGCGGTTGTATCACCGCAAGGACCTGACATACCGCCCGATCGCCGACGCGCCCACGTGTCCGGTGGCGCTGGCCTTCCCGGAAGGGGCGCAGTCAGAGCTGGTCGAAGAGTTCATCGGAATCGTGCGTGGTCGCAAACCCGGTTCGTCGCGGGGGCAGGCTGAGCCGGCACCGAAACGGACCGCCCGGGAAAAGACGCTCGCCAAGCAGGCCGCTCGCGCTGCGGCGGGCAAGGTGGCCCGCAAGCCGGGACGGGCCCAACGCGGTCGGCGCTGA
- a CDS encoding cupin domain-containing protein — MTATGDLASFGPNAPGYVWKSTADVEPIEVSPGITVQPLWKGANGAKAAVTTIAPGAVWVGEDLHDPGPEEVYVVSGVFNDGVNDYAAGTFLHAPAGSWHVPQSSEGCVLFLFYPEG; from the coding sequence ATGACAGCCACCGGTGATCTTGCGTCTTTCGGCCCCAATGCGCCCGGATACGTGTGGAAGTCCACCGCCGATGTCGAACCGATCGAAGTCTCTCCCGGAATCACCGTCCAACCGCTCTGGAAGGGCGCCAACGGTGCCAAGGCGGCGGTCACAACCATTGCGCCGGGAGCAGTCTGGGTCGGTGAAGACCTGCATGATCCAGGTCCCGAAGAGGTCTATGTCGTCTCCGGTGTCTTCAACGACGGCGTCAACGACTACGCCGCAGGCACTTTCCTGCACGCCCCGGCCGGGTCGTGGCACGTTCCGCAATCCTCGGAGGGTTGTGTGCTGTTCCTGTTCTATCCCGAAGGCTAG